In Acidobacteriota bacterium, the following are encoded in one genomic region:
- a CDS encoding universal stress protein — MTSNNSHAQTEIAFDRIFHPTDFSEASDLAFAHALKLATHRNGRLTMLHTEEKKQRPDWTEFPRVRQTLERWGFLAPGSTREDVAALGLNVAKIAAWEDDPVNSTLEYLGKHPHDLIVLATHQYDGLERWLHRTVAEPIARRAGEMALFVPQGVDGFIAIENGAATLRNILIPVDRTPPSQAALEAASALAASLQCTGVVFTLLYVGAAAEAPQVRRSVRAGQEWHLVVKEGAIEQAILQTAHETRADLIVMATAGRHGFLDALRGSTTERIVRTAEVPVLAVPALVKESEQVAEAFVWQPTF, encoded by the coding sequence ATGACCAGCAACAATTCACACGCTCAAACCGAAATCGCCTTTGATCGCATTTTTCATCCGACGGATTTTTCGGAGGCGAGCGACTTGGCTTTTGCACACGCGCTCAAGTTGGCGACGCATCGCAACGGGCGCTTAACGATGTTGCATACCGAGGAGAAAAAGCAGCGGCCGGATTGGACGGAATTTCCGCGCGTGCGGCAGACCTTGGAACGTTGGGGCTTTCTGGCGCCCGGCAGCACGCGTGAGGATGTGGCGGCGCTCGGATTGAATGTGGCGAAGATCGCTGCCTGGGAAGACGATCCGGTTAACAGCACGCTTGAATATCTGGGCAAACATCCGCACGATTTGATCGTGCTGGCGACGCATCAGTACGACGGACTGGAACGCTGGCTGCATCGCACGGTGGCGGAACCCATTGCCCGGCGCGCCGGCGAAATGGCATTGTTCGTGCCGCAAGGGGTGGACGGTTTCATTGCCATCGAAAACGGCGCCGCGACGTTGCGCAACATTCTGATTCCGGTGGATCGCACGCCGCCGTCGCAAGCGGCGCTCGAAGCCGCTTCAGCCTTAGCCGCCTCGCTGCAATGTACCGGGGTAGTCTTCACGTTGTTGTATGTGGGCGCGGCGGCAGAGGCTCCGCAGGTGCGCCGCTCAGTGCGTGCCGGGCAGGAATGGCATTTGGTCGTCAAAGAAGGGGCCATTGAACAAGCCATTTTGCAAACAGCACATGAAACCCGGGCTGATCTGATCGTCATGGCCACGGCAGGCCGGCATGGCTTTCTGGATGCGCTGCGCGGCAGCACGACAGAGCGCATCGTGCGTACTGCCGAAGTGCCGGTATTGGCCGTGCCCGCACTTGTGAAAGAGTCTGAACAGGTAGCGGAAGCGTTCGTTTGGCAACCCACATTTTGA
- a CDS encoding TraR/DksA family transcriptional regulator encodes MRNQEKIRQQLLIRYQQIGGRLDKISRDVRREDEPLLADFAEQAAQRENDEVLSALDDSIRAEMRQIEQTLLRLEEGVYGICEMCEQPIAKPRLAAVPYAVRCVSCEESLER; translated from the coding sequence ATGCGCAATCAAGAAAAAATTCGGCAACAACTGCTGATCAGGTATCAGCAAATCGGTGGGCGCCTGGACAAAATTTCCCGTGATGTGCGCCGTGAAGATGAACCTTTGCTGGCGGATTTCGCCGAGCAAGCCGCCCAGCGCGAGAATGACGAGGTGCTGAGCGCGCTCGACGATTCCATTCGTGCCGAGATGCGCCAGATCGAACAGACTTTGCTGCGCTTGGAAGAGGGCGTTTATGGCATTTGCGAAATGTGTGAGCAGCCCATCGCCAAACCCCGGTTGGCCGCTGTGCCATACGCCGTCAGGTGCGTCAGTTGTGAAGAAAGTTTGGAGCGTTGA